A window from Lactiplantibacillus pentosus encodes these proteins:
- a CDS encoding helix-turn-helix transcriptional regulator yields the protein MNKTTRINLIMRYINNRSQFTLKELMQEFDISRSTAIRYVRTIEDLGLPLVSEPGRNGGYVVMRNQVLPAIHFTTDEIKMMFIAFMATRNQQLPYLTSRRTVTEKLLGLIPITQQDDLLVLSQQLVFDGTHPQNPNLLDRADLPDPVLEALIQQLLISQCMQVTDNHGQTYQIAVTHLYHEQSQWWLEFIKLDTTTLVQLPLAKITGVAAAQNDLDPQTIADKLKAATPKPNVVLQLGATAVSRFKRYHPFSLSLAYTDPYQMQGILRHYLPSTTDEIAFFGDWLQFLGEDVTVVQIPAALRDYLKRRYN from the coding sequence ATGAATAAAACAACTCGCATTAATTTAATTATGCGCTATATCAACAACCGCTCCCAGTTTACACTCAAAGAACTAATGCAAGAATTCGACATTTCGCGTTCAACCGCTATTCGTTATGTTCGGACAATCGAAGATTTAGGACTACCGCTCGTATCCGAACCAGGTCGCAACGGTGGCTACGTGGTCATGCGTAATCAAGTGCTCCCAGCCATTCATTTTACGACCGACGAAATCAAAATGATGTTCATTGCATTCATGGCAACCCGCAACCAACAGCTGCCTTACCTCACTAGTCGTCGGACCGTTACTGAAAAGTTGCTTGGCCTAATTCCAATCACCCAACAAGACGATTTACTAGTCCTGAGTCAACAATTAGTCTTTGATGGGACTCATCCTCAAAATCCCAACTTACTTGACCGCGCTGACTTACCTGACCCCGTCCTCGAGGCCTTGATTCAACAACTACTTATCAGCCAGTGTATGCAGGTCACAGATAATCACGGTCAAACCTATCAAATTGCCGTTACCCATCTATATCATGAACAAAGTCAGTGGTGGCTTGAATTTATTAAGTTAGACACCACGACTTTAGTCCAATTACCCTTAGCCAAGATTACTGGCGTGGCAGCCGCGCAGAACGATTTGGATCCCCAGACGATTGCCGACAAATTAAAAGCGGCCACACCCAAACCAAATGTCGTGCTACAACTCGGGGCGACCGCCGTTAGCCGTTTTAAACGTTACCACCCATTCTCACTTTCACTTGCCTACACCGATCCTTATCAAATGCAAGGCATTTTGAGACACTACCTACCATCAACAACTGATGAAATTGCCTTCTTTGGTGATTGGTTGCAGTTTCTCGGCGAAGATGTCACGGTGGTGCAGATACCGGCAGCATTGCGCGATTATTTGAAGCGCCGGTATAACTAA
- a CDS encoding TetR/AcrR family transcriptional regulator, translated as MANIYTPNQKAAKRQAIMQAAIDLFAHKSYTEITMQQIAETVGSSKGTTFRYFATKEDLFMTILLEDYQRYFEQLIAALTQEANFSASEYIAWMVEQTKRLIEQHDVLIRLNAIRGPILEGKANMAETIAQRDALYAVSQRLGQQLVAQTDHLLDQAQFSHLFIVQSGIISGLMNMASLTSFNHQKLARSYPDFEIQLMPEAQQQIKFYLIQYLEEFSKK; from the coding sequence ATGGCTAATATTTACACCCCCAACCAAAAAGCGGCTAAACGGCAAGCAATCATGCAGGCCGCCATCGATCTCTTTGCTCACAAGAGTTACACAGAAATTACAATGCAGCAGATTGCCGAAACTGTGGGTAGTTCTAAGGGCACGACGTTTCGCTACTTTGCCACCAAGGAAGACCTGTTCATGACCATCTTGTTGGAAGATTACCAGCGCTATTTTGAGCAGCTGATTGCAGCACTGACACAAGAAGCAAACTTTTCAGCATCTGAGTATATCGCCTGGATGGTCGAGCAGACGAAACGATTGATCGAGCAGCATGACGTTTTGATTCGTTTGAATGCGATTCGCGGGCCCATCCTTGAAGGTAAAGCAAACATGGCCGAGACCATCGCACAACGAGATGCGTTGTATGCCGTCAGCCAGCGCCTGGGTCAGCAGCTAGTGGCTCAAACCGACCACCTATTAGATCAGGCCCAGTTCAGTCACCTATTCATCGTGCAAAGTGGCATTATCAGCGGCCTCATGAATATGGCCTCGTTGACGAGTTTTAATCACCAAAAGTTAGCCCGGTCCTATCCGGATTTTGAAATCCAATTGATGCCCGAAGCACAACAACAAATCAAATTTTATTTAATCCAATATTTAGAGGAGTTTTCGAAAAAATGA
- a CDS encoding YdcF family protein — protein sequence MNNAAVWVPVPAVFYWGWLVPIFFGTGFGWRYHRDKVRLGNGIWFSLFFYSFLTMLAVTILGSNIHWLIIISGTLFVLLLLLIGLIFALQAFLLLWNAWIMWRHESHTLANMLTLYLGLAILILPFIGNRVSQYVPQPVSNFMAIFPNLVILYVGFWFYNYLTMLTIYQFNWPRLRQDYIIVLGAGLLDGNRVSPLLGQRIMRGLRFYQKQQRKTQHPAIMIFSGGQGGDETVPEGQAMLDYAIAHGLPASAGWAETKSKTTLQNMQFSKHLIDQGPIKQPRTIFVTNNYHTLRAGMFAKQAGLKADGIGARTARFFLPDAILREYIAIFVRNKWWHALAVVGLLIMSLLLVWFDAYYAG from the coding sequence GTGAATAATGCGGCAGTGTGGGTCCCAGTTCCAGCCGTGTTTTACTGGGGTTGGCTAGTGCCAATCTTCTTTGGAACTGGCTTTGGGTGGCGGTACCATCGCGATAAAGTGCGCTTAGGTAACGGCATCTGGTTTTCGCTATTTTTCTATTCCTTTTTAACCATGTTAGCCGTGACGATTCTCGGCAGTAATATTCATTGGCTAATCATCATCAGCGGCACGTTATTTGTGTTGTTACTACTCTTGATTGGGCTGATTTTCGCGTTACAGGCCTTTCTTCTATTATGGAACGCCTGGATTATGTGGCGTCATGAAAGCCATACCTTGGCCAATATGTTGACCTTGTATCTGGGCTTAGCGATTCTGATTTTGCCATTTATCGGCAATCGGGTGAGTCAGTATGTTCCGCAACCAGTCAGCAATTTCATGGCGATTTTTCCCAACCTCGTAATACTCTACGTGGGATTTTGGTTCTATAACTATTTGACGATGCTGACGATCTATCAATTTAACTGGCCGCGACTACGGCAGGATTACATTATCGTCCTGGGGGCGGGCTTGCTGGATGGTAACCGGGTCTCACCATTGCTAGGTCAGCGGATCATGCGTGGCTTGCGATTTTATCAAAAGCAACAGCGTAAGACGCAGCATCCCGCCATCATGATTTTTTCTGGTGGTCAGGGTGGTGACGAAACGGTTCCAGAAGGCCAAGCGATGCTAGATTATGCGATTGCCCACGGTTTACCGGCGTCGGCTGGTTGGGCGGAGACAAAGTCGAAAACGACGCTACAAAATATGCAGTTTAGTAAGCACTTGATTGACCAGGGCCCAATCAAGCAACCGCGCACGATTTTTGTAACCAATAACTACCATACGCTGCGAGCGGGGATGTTTGCCAAGCAAGCGGGGCTCAAAGCGGATGGCATCGGAGCGCGCACGGCACGGTTCTTCTTGCCTGATGCGATCCTGCGAGAATACATTGCCATCTTCGTCCGCAATAAGTGGTGGCACGCGCTGGCGGTGGTAGGACTGTTGATTATGTCGCTACTGCTGGTGTGGTTTGATGCTTATTATGCTGGGTGA
- a CDS encoding NAD(P)H-binding protein, with the protein MKFAVTAATGKFGQSAVSTLNAKVGPENVLVIARNQDKATQLFPDNPIRIGNYDDVDAMTKAFEDVERVLFVSSQPGGPVDRATAHKNVVTALNAAHVKFVAYTSFPHAQTAVSALASDHRATENAITATNIAHSFLRNNWYLENEMGFLQSGNHNQEALYWANNTAGWALEREYAAAAANVLMAEDPQEVYEFAGAARTYAELGQALQKATGNRFKITQVSQEAYTQSLEATGLDHDTAALFASFQAPINDGALAETSADLANVLGHQPLEASAAIQEILARS; encoded by the coding sequence ATGAAATTTGCCGTCACTGCCGCTACTGGCAAGTTTGGCCAAAGTGCCGTTAGTACGCTTAATGCTAAAGTCGGTCCTGAAAATGTGTTAGTAATTGCTCGTAATCAGGACAAAGCCACGCAGCTGTTCCCTGATAATCCAATTCGAATCGGAAACTATGATGATGTCGACGCCATGACGAAAGCCTTCGAAGATGTCGAACGCGTGCTCTTCGTCTCCTCACAACCCGGCGGTCCCGTTGACCGGGCCACTGCTCATAAAAATGTCGTGACCGCACTCAACGCCGCACATGTTAAATTTGTCGCCTACACTAGTTTCCCCCACGCACAGACAGCAGTTAGTGCCCTCGCTAGTGACCATCGTGCGACCGAAAATGCCATTACAGCGACCAATATTGCGCACAGTTTTCTGCGCAACAACTGGTATTTGGAAAACGAAATGGGATTCTTACAAAGCGGCAATCATAATCAAGAAGCCCTGTATTGGGCTAACAATACGGCTGGCTGGGCCTTGGAACGAGAATACGCAGCGGCTGCCGCGAACGTTTTGATGGCAGAAGATCCTCAAGAAGTGTACGAATTTGCAGGAGCAGCTCGCACCTATGCCGAACTCGGTCAAGCACTTCAAAAAGCAACTGGTAACCGATTTAAGATTACGCAAGTCAGTCAGGAAGCATACACGCAATCCCTTGAAGCGACTGGCCTCGATCATGATACCGCTGCTTTATTTGCCTCATTTCAAGCTCCAATCAATGATGGTGCCCTAGCTGAAACGTCAGCAGACTTGGCAAATGTCTTGGGACATCAACCATTGGAAGCTAGTGCGGCCATTCAAGAAATCTTAGCGCGCTCATAA
- the rlmD gene encoding 23S rRNA (uracil(1939)-C(5))-methyltransferase RlmD encodes MPQSNHYSHQSRSHNDRRRQQPAEKVQSTVTIGQRFPLTIRRLGINGEGIGYYKHVITFVKGALPEEVVVAEVTAVHPRYLEAKIRSIRKPSPDRVDPQDVYAGEVGGFELEHLDYPAQLTFKQDLIRQALEKYRPAGYRHYDVRPTIGMADPYAYRNKAQFQVRMIDGHVAAGLYKENSHDLVDLPTCSVQMPATMTVMRQVVAWLEELEVPIYDEAHNSGIVKTLVVREAAATGEVQLVFITNTPKLPKKHQLLMKIAEKLPMVVSVMQNVNAGKTSLIWGDQTTLLAGKPTITEELDGLVFDLSARAFFQLNPQQTKKLYRLAREALDLAPNETLVDAYSGVGTIGLSLADVAKEVRGMDTIPAAVADANANAKRNQITNAHYEVGEAKVLLPQWLASGFTPDAMVVDPPRTGLDGVLIDAILQSAPEKLVYISCNPSTLARDLQELTRGYQVDYIQSIDMFPQTARCEAVVRFTKRH; translated from the coding sequence ATGCCACAATCTAACCATTATTCGCACCAATCCCGATCACACAATGATCGACGCCGGCAGCAACCGGCCGAGAAGGTGCAGTCGACCGTTACGATCGGCCAACGTTTTCCACTCACGATTCGGCGCCTCGGCATCAATGGCGAAGGAATCGGTTACTATAAGCACGTGATTACGTTCGTCAAAGGCGCCCTACCAGAAGAAGTCGTGGTCGCTGAAGTCACCGCAGTCCATCCGCGGTATTTGGAAGCTAAAATTCGCAGTATTCGTAAACCAAGCCCGGACCGCGTCGATCCACAAGACGTCTACGCGGGCGAAGTGGGTGGTTTCGAGCTCGAACACCTCGACTACCCGGCACAATTAACGTTCAAACAAGATTTGATTCGCCAAGCACTCGAAAAATATCGACCAGCCGGTTATCGCCACTACGACGTCCGGCCAACGATTGGCATGGCTGACCCGTATGCCTACCGCAACAAGGCCCAATTTCAAGTTCGGATGATCGATGGTCACGTCGCCGCCGGACTTTACAAAGAAAATAGTCATGACCTAGTCGACTTACCGACTTGTTCCGTTCAAATGCCAGCAACCATGACGGTGATGCGTCAAGTCGTCGCCTGGTTAGAAGAACTCGAAGTGCCGATTTACGACGAAGCCCACAATTCAGGTATCGTTAAAACGTTGGTCGTTCGCGAAGCCGCCGCAACTGGTGAAGTCCAACTAGTTTTCATCACCAATACGCCTAAGCTACCCAAGAAGCACCAACTGTTGATGAAGATTGCTGAAAAGTTACCAATGGTCGTCTCAGTCATGCAAAACGTTAACGCTGGTAAGACGTCCCTCATATGGGGTGATCAAACCACCTTACTCGCTGGTAAACCAACGATTACGGAAGAACTCGACGGCTTAGTCTTCGACCTGTCTGCACGGGCATTCTTCCAACTGAATCCGCAACAAACCAAGAAGTTGTATCGGTTGGCACGCGAAGCACTCGATTTAGCACCTAACGAGACCTTAGTCGACGCTTATTCGGGGGTCGGAACGATTGGCCTGTCACTCGCGGATGTCGCCAAAGAAGTTCGGGGTATGGATACGATTCCGGCCGCGGTTGCGGATGCCAACGCTAACGCGAAACGCAACCAAATCACGAACGCCCACTACGAAGTTGGCGAAGCCAAAGTCTTACTGCCACAATGGTTAGCCAGCGGATTCACACCGGACGCGATGGTCGTCGACCCACCACGTACCGGCCTGGACGGCGTGTTAATCGACGCTATCTTACAAAGCGCACCCGAAAAACTCGTCTATATTTCTTGTAATCCATCGACCCTTGCGCGTGATTTACAAGAATTGACGCGCGGCTACCAAGTCGACTACATTCAGTCGATCGATATGTTCCCGCAAACGGCGCGCTGTGAGGCGGTCGTACGCTTTACGAAACGCCATTAA
- a CDS encoding Cof-type HAD-IIB family hydrolase: MKTIKLIVSDIDGTLVDSHGRLLPATITGVQAAVAQGAKMVLASARSPKGMFGIAQQLGINSTMIAYNGALTATTDANDQLTVFEERAVAPELARSVQALIAQEWPTASINIYTNNDWLVASMGQWEQQEADGIGYQPHVADLADWLQVAPTPVHKIMIMAEASVIQAIEQRLQTSEFEDLAVYRSKATYLEIVATGVTKAAALKKLLADEQLTTAETLGFGDNFNDVAMLQEVGVGVAMGNAPQAVKDAADMVTTDNNHNGIQLALARYFADVTR; the protein is encoded by the coding sequence ATGAAAACAATTAAACTAATCGTAAGCGACATCGACGGTACCCTAGTCGACAGCCACGGCCGATTATTACCCGCGACGATTACGGGTGTTCAAGCGGCGGTCGCACAGGGCGCAAAGATGGTGTTAGCTTCAGCGCGCTCACCCAAAGGCATGTTTGGCATCGCCCAGCAGTTGGGGATTAATTCTACGATGATTGCGTATAACGGGGCGCTAACGGCAACCACTGATGCCAATGACCAACTGACAGTCTTTGAGGAACGGGCGGTTGCTCCTGAATTGGCGCGGTCGGTTCAGGCGTTGATCGCGCAAGAATGGCCAACTGCTTCCATCAATATTTATACGAATAATGACTGGTTGGTGGCTAGCATGGGTCAGTGGGAGCAACAAGAAGCAGACGGCATCGGCTATCAACCACACGTGGCTGACCTTGCCGACTGGCTACAAGTGGCGCCAACGCCAGTGCACAAAATTATGATTATGGCGGAAGCCTCTGTGATTCAAGCAATCGAGCAACGACTACAAACGTCTGAATTTGAGGACTTAGCCGTTTATCGTTCTAAGGCGACGTATCTAGAAATCGTGGCCACCGGTGTCACCAAAGCCGCTGCTTTGAAGAAACTGTTGGCGGATGAACAACTCACGACAGCCGAAACGCTGGGTTTTGGTGATAACTTCAACGATGTTGCGATGCTCCAAGAAGTGGGCGTCGGAGTAGCGATGGGCAACGCGCCTCAAGCTGTTAAGGATGCCGCGGATATGGTGACAACGGATAATAATCATAACGGTATTCAACTAGCCTTAGCACGGTATTTTGCTGATGTAACGCGTTAA
- a CDS encoding ABC transporter permease, whose amino-acid sequence MNLAVNNTSLFLAAMLVLVALGISLWQKLGLDKDIIIGVVRAVVQLFIVGYLLKYIFRVNNLWLTLAMMGFIIFNAAWNAKKRGPGIDHALGISLLAIFVSTGVTLGVLVLSGAIKFIPSQMIPISGMIASNSMVAIGLAYRSLNSQFHDQRQGVLERLALGAGLLDASIAIVREAIRTGMSPTIDSAKTVGLVSLPGMMSGLIFAGVDPVRAIKYQIMVTFMLLSATSLGSIIACYLAYRNFYNAQKQLK is encoded by the coding sequence ATGAATTTAGCAGTTAATAATACATCGTTGTTTCTCGCAGCCATGTTAGTCTTAGTTGCGCTCGGGATTAGCTTGTGGCAGAAGCTCGGTTTAGACAAGGACATTATTATTGGTGTCGTTCGCGCAGTCGTTCAGTTGTTCATTGTCGGCTACTTGTTGAAGTACATTTTCCGCGTTAATAATTTATGGCTGACGCTAGCGATGATGGGCTTCATTATCTTTAATGCGGCGTGGAATGCGAAAAAACGTGGCCCGGGCATCGACCACGCGTTAGGAATCTCACTATTAGCCATCTTTGTCAGCACCGGCGTGACGTTGGGCGTACTCGTTTTATCAGGGGCCATCAAGTTTATTCCGTCCCAGATGATCCCAATCTCTGGGATGATTGCGTCGAATTCAATGGTCGCGATTGGGTTGGCCTACCGCAGCTTAAATAGCCAATTCCATGATCAACGTCAGGGCGTGCTGGAACGACTGGCACTCGGGGCGGGCTTGCTAGATGCTTCGATTGCCATTGTCCGCGAAGCGATTCGTACTGGAATGTCGCCAACAATTGATTCTGCCAAAACAGTCGGATTGGTCAGTCTGCCAGGTATGATGTCTGGGCTGATTTTTGCCGGCGTCGATCCTGTGCGGGCCATCAAGTACCAAATCATGGTGACGTTCATGCTCTTGTCAGCGACGAGTTTGGGCTCGATCATCGCGTGCTACTTGGCTTACCGCAACTTCTATAATGCCCAGAAACAACTGAAGTAA
- a CDS encoding ABC transporter ATP-binding protein — protein sequence MKALISLSQVNYQVADQHILHDINWQIPAGAHITLTGPSGGGKSTLLRIMAAMISKTSGDLQFEGRPIESYDPIMYRRQVSYCFQQPTLFGETVADNLAFPYQIRKQPMDTSRVVTALQNFGLSERTLHQPVTELSGGERQRVALIRNVLFLPQVLLLDEVTAGLDEANKDIVHQWLRRLNEQEHVTTIMITHDTTEIAAADQLAKVVDGRLEVHA from the coding sequence ATGAAGGCGTTAATTTCGTTGTCACAGGTTAATTATCAAGTTGCAGATCAGCACATTTTGCATGATATTAATTGGCAGATTCCGGCGGGGGCCCACATCACGTTGACTGGGCCGTCGGGGGGCGGCAAGAGTACTTTATTGCGAATCATGGCGGCCATGATTTCGAAAACGAGTGGTGACTTGCAGTTTGAGGGCCGACCGATTGAAAGTTACGACCCCATTATGTATCGGCGGCAGGTCTCGTATTGTTTCCAACAACCGACCTTATTTGGCGAAACGGTAGCGGACAACCTAGCTTTTCCCTATCAGATTCGCAAACAACCAATGGATACCAGCCGCGTCGTGACGGCTTTACAGAACTTTGGTTTGTCAGAACGGACCTTACACCAACCCGTCACCGAGCTTTCCGGTGGGGAGCGGCAACGGGTGGCCTTGATTCGCAACGTGTTATTTTTACCACAAGTCCTACTTCTAGACGAAGTGACGGCGGGATTAGATGAAGCGAACAAGGATATTGTCCACCAGTGGTTACGGCGACTTAATGAGCAGGAACACGTCACGACCATCATGATTACGCACGATACGACGGAGATTGCCGCAGCCGACCAGCTCGCGAAAGTTGTCGATGGACGCTTGGAGGTGCACGCATGA
- the lepA gene encoding translation elongation factor 4, with the protein MNQRNIRNFAIIAHIDHGKSTLADQIMALTKTVSTREQRAQLLDDMAVEQAHGVTVKARTVRNYYQAEDGQEYEYNLIDTPGHVDFNYEVAKSLAATEGAILLVDATQGVQAQTIANYRIAKKHHLPLIPVLNKVDLASADIEAASAELHDLDSAFTPDQVLLISAKTGQGVPAVLEAIRTRLPAPTGDATAPLKALVFDSLYDPYQGVIAYVRLIDGQLKSPQALNLMAADCHFTSKSIGVMTPNMLPQTSLHAGDVGYVITGIKDPKQIRVGDTLTSAETPTSQPLPGYEPAKSMVFAGLYPQNNDFPALKAAVQKLNLNDPSFTFVEERSEALGVGFRCGFLGAFHLQIIRERLQDEYGIDVLTTAPNVTYHVTLKNGQRIVVNNPVQFPAFSLIEHVEEPFMKAEITTPDASLNAVLKLAEQHKGTLIDLSNNGELVVAVVKIPLSEIASHFFSELKSVSHGFASLNTTFYDNEVSDLVKVEVDINYAPVDALTFVVHREDAPQMTQQLVIGLKSTVPRQLYPTPVQAIVEGKVLARVDVPPLRKNAAVNGDKHSVSKKAALLRRQSANKRRATKNTIKLPQSVFNTILGI; encoded by the coding sequence ATGAACCAGCGCAATATTCGTAACTTTGCTATTATCGCCCATATTGACCACGGCAAATCGACCTTGGCAGACCAAATCATGGCACTGACCAAGACTGTCAGCACGCGCGAACAACGGGCCCAGCTGTTAGATGATATGGCAGTTGAACAAGCCCATGGCGTCACAGTCAAGGCACGGACCGTTCGCAATTATTATCAGGCCGAAGATGGGCAGGAATACGAATACAATTTAATTGATACTCCGGGTCACGTTGATTTTAATTACGAAGTCGCTAAAAGTCTGGCGGCTACGGAGGGTGCGATTCTATTAGTCGATGCAACTCAGGGCGTCCAAGCCCAAACCATCGCCAATTATCGCATTGCGAAAAAGCACCATTTACCCCTGATCCCCGTGCTCAATAAGGTCGACCTAGCCTCAGCTGATATCGAAGCTGCCTCAGCAGAATTACACGACCTCGATTCAGCGTTTACACCAGACCAAGTCTTATTGATCTCTGCCAAAACGGGCCAAGGCGTTCCCGCCGTCTTAGAAGCCATTCGGACCCGGCTCCCCGCACCCACTGGAGATGCCACTGCTCCGTTAAAGGCCTTAGTATTCGACTCGCTGTACGACCCTTATCAAGGCGTCATCGCCTACGTTCGACTGATTGACGGTCAACTCAAGTCCCCACAAGCGCTCAATTTAATGGCTGCTGACTGTCATTTCACCAGTAAATCAATTGGCGTCATGACACCGAACATGTTGCCCCAAACCAGCTTACATGCCGGCGATGTGGGCTACGTGATCACGGGCATCAAAGACCCCAAACAAATTCGCGTCGGCGACACCCTGACATCGGCGGAAACACCAACTAGTCAGCCCCTTCCCGGATACGAACCTGCAAAATCAATGGTCTTCGCTGGTTTGTATCCACAAAACAATGATTTCCCCGCACTCAAAGCCGCAGTCCAAAAGCTCAACTTGAACGATCCATCATTTACATTCGTTGAAGAACGGTCAGAAGCGCTCGGCGTCGGCTTTCGTTGTGGTTTTCTGGGCGCTTTTCACCTTCAGATCATCCGTGAGCGACTGCAAGATGAGTATGGCATCGATGTTCTGACGACCGCGCCGAATGTGACCTATCACGTGACGCTCAAAAACGGGCAACGCATCGTCGTCAACAATCCAGTGCAATTTCCCGCTTTCAGCTTGATCGAACACGTCGAAGAACCCTTCATGAAAGCCGAAATCACGACGCCCGATGCTAGTTTGAATGCGGTACTGAAGCTCGCTGAACAACACAAAGGGACCCTAATCGACTTATCGAACAATGGCGAGCTAGTCGTTGCTGTGGTCAAAATTCCGTTGTCTGAAATCGCGTCCCACTTCTTCTCTGAACTCAAATCCGTCTCACATGGGTTTGCAAGTCTCAACACGACCTTTTACGATAATGAAGTGAGTGATCTCGTCAAAGTAGAAGTCGATATCAACTACGCCCCCGTGGACGCGCTCACCTTCGTCGTTCATCGCGAAGACGCGCCACAAATGACCCAGCAATTAGTCATTGGGCTGAAATCAACCGTGCCACGCCAATTATATCCAACACCCGTTCAGGCGATCGTCGAAGGGAAAGTCCTAGCGCGCGTGGATGTGCCGCCATTACGTAAAAATGCGGCCGTCAACGGTGACAAGCATAGCGTTTCCAAGAAGGCCGCCCTGTTACGCCGCCAAAGCGCGAACAAACGGCGTGCTACCAAGAACACTATCAAATTACCGCAAAGCGTGTTCAATACGATTCTTGGTATCTAA
- a CDS encoding ATP-binding protein: MIKRAEYLKKLIQFRDTDLIKVITGVRRSGKSVLLMQYRDYLKSQGVADNQIIYLNFEELELLSVRTADALVKVLQPKLDKQRHQYIMLDEIQMVDGWQTVVNGIRVSYDCDIIVTGSNAKMLSGELATLLSGRYVEIPIYPFSFKEFLAAKEITSDSREVDQAFLAYEKYGGFPLVTLSPVALKDDILSSLYDTITLKDVAERAQVRDITSLRALVAFLADNIGQLVQPAKVAGVLKNEGISISNHTVENYLQLLEDAFLFYRARQYDLRGKKYLRTAGKYFIVDPGLRRTAIGWRPGNYAGQLENVVYVELQRRGYTVDVGKMNTKEIDFVARKVDRVLYVQVSYEIPANSRETDNLLQLRDNYEKLLITQRHYPDVHDVDGIPVINIVDWLLRDAPSEM, from the coding sequence ATGATTAAGCGTGCGGAATATCTAAAAAAACTCATTCAATTTCGAGATACCGATTTGATCAAAGTTATCACGGGCGTTCGTCGCTCCGGTAAGTCGGTTCTGTTGATGCAATATCGAGATTACCTAAAGTCTCAAGGCGTTGCCGACAATCAAATTATTTATTTGAACTTTGAAGAATTGGAACTTTTGAGCGTGCGTACTGCCGACGCGTTAGTCAAAGTGTTACAACCTAAGCTGGATAAGCAACGTCACCAATATATCATGCTGGACGAAATTCAAATGGTCGACGGCTGGCAGACGGTGGTCAACGGTATTCGCGTCAGTTATGATTGCGACATTATTGTGACTGGTTCTAATGCAAAGATGTTGTCTGGTGAACTAGCAACACTCTTAAGCGGGCGTTATGTGGAGATTCCCATTTATCCATTTTCATTTAAAGAATTTTTAGCAGCTAAGGAGATCACGTCCGATTCACGTGAGGTGGACCAAGCGTTTTTGGCCTATGAAAAGTACGGTGGCTTCCCACTCGTTACCTTAAGTCCGGTAGCGCTAAAAGATGACATTTTATCGAGTTTGTATGACACGATTACGTTAAAAGACGTCGCAGAGCGAGCACAGGTTCGTGATATTACCTCACTGCGAGCGCTAGTCGCGTTTTTAGCCGATAATATCGGTCAATTAGTCCAACCTGCCAAGGTTGCGGGCGTATTGAAGAATGAAGGCATCTCGATTAGTAATCATACGGTTGAAAACTACCTACAGTTGCTAGAAGATGCGTTCTTATTCTACCGGGCGCGACAATACGATTTACGTGGCAAGAAGTATCTGAGAACTGCTGGTAAATATTTTATCGTGGATCCCGGGTTGCGACGGACGGCAATCGGTTGGCGGCCAGGCAATTATGCTGGTCAGCTTGAGAACGTGGTCTACGTAGAATTACAGCGACGGGGCTACACAGTAGACGTTGGCAAAATGAACACGAAGGAAATTGACTTTGTGGCCCGTAAAGTTGACCGCGTTTTATACGTTCAAGTATCTTATGAAATCCCGGCCAATAGCCGTGAAACTGATAATTTACTGCAATTACGAGACAATTACGAGAAGTTATTGATCACGCAACGACATTATCCAGACGTTCACGATGTTGACGGGATTCCGGTCATTAATATCGTAGATTGGTTATTACGTGATGCCCCTAGTGAGATGTAA